From Marivirga harenae, one genomic window encodes:
- a CDS encoding ParA family protein: MGKVIAIANQKGGVGKTTSAINLAASLAALEYKTLIVDADPQANSTSGIGYNPKEIESSIYECMVDEVDAQDIIVETDLDYLHILPSHINLVGAEVEMVNIKNREERMRDALKKVRKKYDFIIIDCSPSLGLITINALTAADSVIIPVQCEYFALEGLGKLLNTIKIIQTRLNKDLEIEGILLTMYDVRLNLSNQVVDEVKQHFSKMVFETLIPRNIKLSESPSFGLPAIAHDAESKGAISYLNLAKEIINNNGLGK, from the coding sequence ATGGGTAAAGTAATCGCTATAGCTAATCAAAAAGGGGGAGTTGGTAAAACCACATCGGCAATTAATCTTGCAGCCAGTTTAGCTGCTTTAGAGTATAAGACACTTATTGTAGATGCCGACCCACAGGCCAATTCCACTTCTGGAATAGGTTATAACCCCAAAGAAATAGAGAGCAGCATTTACGAATGCATGGTGGATGAAGTTGATGCCCAGGATATTATAGTAGAAACTGATCTTGATTACTTACATATTTTACCATCTCACATCAACCTCGTTGGTGCGGAGGTGGAAATGGTAAATATCAAAAACAGGGAAGAGCGAATGCGAGATGCCTTGAAAAAGGTGCGTAAGAAATATGATTTCATAATCATAGACTGCTCTCCTTCCTTAGGTTTAATTACAATTAACGCACTTACTGCAGCTGACTCAGTCATCATTCCGGTTCAATGTGAATATTTTGCACTGGAAGGATTAGGTAAATTGCTTAATACAATTAAGATTATTCAAACTCGTTTGAATAAAGATTTGGAAATTGAGGGTATCTTATTGACTATGTATGATGTTCGTCTTAATCTTTCCAATCAAGTAGTAGATGAAGTAAAACAACATTTTAGTAAAATGGTATTTGAAACCTTGATTCCTCGAAATATCAAATTGAGTGAATCACCAAGTTTTGGATTACCTGCAATTGCTCACGATGCAGAAAGTAAAGGAGCAATTAGTTATTTAAATTTAGCAAAAGAAATTATAAACAATAACGGATTAGGAAAATAG
- a CDS encoding ParB/RepB/Spo0J family partition protein, with the protein MAKKTRKALGRGLGALLEDSNTDQKSSSKENKDFTDISTGASINEIPLDAIEVNPFQPRTDFDKQALEELSESIKVQGIIQPITVRKLSKDSYQLISGERRTQASKLAGLKSIPAYIRTADDQQMLEMALIENIQRENLNSIEIALSYQRLLTECDLKQEQLGDRVGKNRTTVNNYLRLLKLPPDIQLAIRDKRISMGHARAIINIEDVDKQLDVFKKILKDDLSVRKVEALVRELTSGEGKEKDKTSKVEMPYEAKQVQTKLSSHFGTKVGMKIDKNNKGEIKIPFLSKDDLNRILDILSVEL; encoded by the coding sequence ATGGCGAAGAAAACCAGAAAAGCATTAGGAAGAGGCTTAGGCGCTCTTTTAGAAGATTCAAATACAGATCAGAAATCCTCTAGTAAAGAAAACAAGGATTTCACTGATATTTCTACAGGAGCTTCTATTAATGAAATTCCTTTAGATGCAATTGAAGTGAACCCATTTCAGCCTCGTACTGATTTTGATAAACAAGCTCTAGAAGAATTGTCAGAATCAATAAAGGTACAAGGTATTATTCAGCCGATAACGGTTAGAAAGTTAAGCAAAGATAGCTATCAACTTATATCTGGGGAAAGAAGAACACAGGCCTCTAAATTGGCAGGACTAAAGTCTATCCCAGCCTATATAAGAACTGCTGACGATCAGCAAATGCTAGAAATGGCATTGATTGAGAATATTCAGCGTGAAAATCTTAATTCTATTGAAATCGCATTAAGCTATCAGAGATTATTAACAGAATGCGATCTAAAACAAGAGCAATTGGGTGATAGGGTTGGAAAAAATAGAACCACTGTCAATAATTATTTAAGGCTATTAAAGCTTCCACCAGATATTCAATTGGCTATTCGCGATAAAAGAATTAGCATGGGACATGCTCGTGCTATCATCAATATTGAAGATGTAGACAAACAATTAGATGTTTTCAAGAAAATATTGAAGGATGATTTATCCGTACGAAAAGTAGAAGCCTTAGTACGGGAGTTAACAAGTGGTGAAGGAAAGGAAAAGGATAAAACTTCAAAAGTGGAAATGCCATATGAAGCCAAGCAAGTGCAAACTAAGCTCTCTTCTCACTTTGGCACAAAAGTTGGTATGAAAATCGACAAAAATAATAAGGGGGAGATCAAGATTCCATTTCTATCAAAAGACGATTTAAATAGGATATTGGATATTCTTTCAGTTGAATTGTAA
- the dapB gene encoding 4-hydroxy-tetrahydrodipicolinate reductase: protein MKILLIGHGKMGQAIEEFAIQRGHSLVATVDVNDTLMPTLAEQADVAIEFTHPDSAFDNIKFCLENKLPILSGTTGWLNKMPEIEKICKENNGTFLYASNFSIGVNLFFKLNKFLAKLMNPQNQYKPSMLEVHHTHKKDAPSGTAITLAEGIIGEHEKYSSWKNDTPMKAGEIPISSERIGEIPGTHKITYKSEVDQISIEHEAYSRDGFVQGAVFVAEWLPSQKGIVNIDDFLKL from the coding sequence ATGAAGATTCTATTAATCGGACATGGTAAAATGGGGCAAGCCATTGAGGAGTTTGCCATCCAAAGAGGACACAGCTTAGTAGCTACAGTAGATGTGAACGACACCTTGATGCCAACACTTGCAGAACAAGCTGATGTAGCTATAGAGTTCACCCATCCTGATTCAGCCTTTGACAATATCAAATTTTGTTTGGAGAATAAATTACCTATTCTTTCCGGTACCACTGGCTGGTTAAATAAGATGCCGGAAATCGAAAAAATATGCAAAGAAAATAACGGGACATTCCTCTATGCCTCTAATTTCTCTATTGGCGTTAATTTATTCTTTAAACTCAATAAGTTTTTAGCCAAGTTGATGAACCCTCAAAATCAATACAAGCCCTCCATGCTTGAAGTTCATCATACACATAAGAAAGATGCCCCTAGTGGCACTGCCATTACTTTGGCAGAAGGAATTATTGGTGAGCATGAAAAGTATAGCAGTTGGAAAAATGATACTCCAATGAAAGCTGGTGAGATCCCGATTTCCTCAGAAAGAATTGGTGAAATTCCTGGTACCCATAAAATAACGTATAAATCAGAAGTAGATCAAATTAGCATTGAGCATGAAGCTTATAGCCGAGATGGCTTTGTACAGGGCGCAGTTTTTGTAGCAGAATGGTTGCCTTCACAAAAAGGGATAGTTAATATTGATGACTTCTTAAAACTATAA
- a CDS encoding NAD(P)H-dependent glycerol-3-phosphate dehydrogenase produces MASKNTFEKPIGVIGAGSFGLSVANLLAENSQVLLYARNKEARESINKNREWNEYPIHNNITAIDDLEQLASSCDVIFPVVPSANFRDMIKDLSPFLYPYHILIHGTKGLNLNLPEGKKLEDMEVLERRHIKTMSEVIMDESVVVRIGCLAGPNLAKEIAQGLPAATVVASPFNEVIQIGQQLLRSDRFQVYGNPDLIGIELCGVLKNIIAIASGALSGLGLGENARSLLISRGMVEMIYLGKALGGNVRTFIGLAGIGDLMATSHSTLSRNFTVGRRLAEGEKLEAILADMREVAEGVNTIMIAKKIAESFKVRAPITEILHRVLFEGLTMEEAVQYLMKYPLNVDVDFI; encoded by the coding sequence ATGGCCTCGAAAAACACATTTGAAAAACCAATTGGAGTAATCGGAGCAGGGAGTTTTGGACTTTCCGTTGCCAATCTATTAGCTGAAAACTCTCAGGTGTTGCTTTATGCCCGAAATAAAGAAGCCCGTGAAAGCATAAACAAAAACAGAGAATGGAATGAATATCCAATTCATAACAACATTACTGCCATAGATGATTTAGAGCAACTAGCATCCTCATGTGATGTCATTTTTCCGGTAGTTCCCTCGGCAAATTTTAGGGACATGATAAAGGACCTTTCTCCTTTTTTATATCCTTATCATATCCTTATACATGGCACTAAGGGATTAAATCTTAACTTACCCGAAGGAAAAAAATTGGAGGATATGGAAGTGTTAGAAAGACGCCATATCAAAACCATGAGCGAGGTCATCATGGATGAAAGCGTAGTGGTGAGGATTGGTTGTCTAGCAGGACCGAATTTAGCAAAAGAAATAGCTCAAGGACTTCCTGCCGCAACGGTGGTGGCAAGCCCCTTCAACGAGGTCATTCAAATAGGGCAACAATTATTGCGTAGTGACAGATTTCAAGTGTATGGTAATCCTGATCTAATTGGAATTGAGCTTTGTGGAGTATTGAAGAATATAATAGCTATCGCTTCAGGTGCATTGTCAGGACTAGGCTTGGGAGAAAATGCACGTTCTCTCTTGATTAGTAGAGGCATGGTAGAAATGATTTATTTGGGTAAAGCACTAGGAGGAAATGTAAGGACATTTATAGGATTAGCGGGAATCGGAGATTTAATGGCTACCTCCCATTCCACCCTAAGTAGAAACTTTACCGTTGGGAGAAGATTGGCAGAAGGTGAGAAATTAGAAGCCATCCTAGCCGATATGCGAGAAGTTGCCGAAGGAGTAAACACTATAATGATAGCTAAAAAAATTGCTGAAAGTTTTAAGGTGAGGGCTCCAATCACTGAAATTTTGCATAGAGTATTATTTGAAGGCCTAACTATGGAAGAAGCGGTGCAATATTTAATGAAATATCCTCTGAATGTTGATGTAGATTTTATATAA
- a CDS encoding DUF5683 domain-containing protein — MRTLVFFTFIILLPIVSMGQENQPTDSTFLRLGDGSDDIETFQTQDTVHSPRLAALYSAVVPGMGQFYNEKYWKIPIVYALGVLAASQIKSNHQNYLLFRNVSFIIEDLNPDNDAEVQDYTNLLSAENIQRRYDRYKRDRDYWIILAGIFYVLNIVDATVDAHLREFNINEDLSLNIKPSFQRSQYNDMQAGLSLNFRLK; from the coding sequence ATGCGCACTTTAGTTTTCTTTACTTTTATAATACTACTTCCAATAGTTTCGATGGGGCAAGAAAACCAGCCTACAGATTCCACTTTCTTAAGATTAGGAGATGGGAGTGACGATATCGAAACATTTCAAACACAAGACACGGTACATTCCCCGAGACTTGCTGCATTATATTCAGCAGTTGTACCAGGAATGGGACAGTTTTACAACGAAAAGTACTGGAAAATACCTATTGTTTACGCCTTGGGAGTATTAGCCGCATCTCAAATCAAATCTAACCATCAGAATTACCTCCTATTTAGGAACGTTAGCTTTATAATAGAAGATCTCAACCCCGATAATGATGCTGAGGTTCAAGATTATACCAATCTTTTATCAGCCGAAAATATTCAAAGGAGATACGACCGATATAAGAGAGATCGAGATTATTGGATTATTTTGGCAGGGATATTTTATGTTTTGAATATTGTTGACGCCACCGTAGATGCTCATTTGCGAGAATTTAACATCAATGAAGACCTCAGCTTAAATATTAAACCAAGTTTTCAACGAAGTCAATACAATGATATGCAAGCGGGTTTATCTTTAAATTTTAGATTAAAATAA
- a CDS encoding 1-acyl-sn-glycerol-3-phosphate acyltransferase, which translates to MKLKRYRSKRKYDPILPGPREWPVVQLSRNRKEFLKEVAEEAYGRIKNNTRTKTALIEELETTLYKEKARIRQNPWKVDPDDEHQFWGKVKNELLEISQQKAKDEEKANKILYDIIERYADEIAGNFNTSHYRFARGIATFGFNRLLNAARVKKLGGFWSNELTMNDKIQINGEAEKLRTLAKKGTVVIVPTHSSNLDSILIGWVIYTLGLPPVIYGAGLNLFNISIISYFMNSLGAYKVDRRKRNLIYLETLKSYSALALKKGCQSLFFPGGTRSRDGRVEKELKLGLLGTAIEAQRSNYEEFGENAEKIFIVPASLNYHFVLEAPSLIRQYLEKQGQERYYVENDEFSSSYKIITFLFKFFTKGSDISVSIGEPMDILGNKVDDDGRSFDTTGREIHPKDYFTFQDKITVNKQREAEYTRMLSKKIVEQYSKIARVFSSHLIAFTAFEMIRKRNKKLDLFALLRLPEEDLVITFSEFRTVCQRIKNKIEERISEGRMSQAEHMNDKIDNIIEHGLLNLGMYHSKRPLIKTKEGDITTMDMNLLYFYRNRLDGYGLEKHI; encoded by the coding sequence ATGAAGCTAAAACGCTACAGAAGCAAAAGAAAATATGATCCTATTTTACCCGGGCCACGTGAGTGGCCTGTGGTGCAATTAAGTCGGAACAGGAAGGAATTTCTCAAAGAAGTAGCCGAAGAAGCTTACGGACGCATTAAAAATAATACTAGAACTAAGACTGCACTCATTGAAGAGCTGGAAACGACTCTTTACAAAGAAAAAGCTAGAATAAGACAAAACCCATGGAAAGTAGATCCAGATGATGAACATCAATTTTGGGGGAAAGTCAAAAATGAACTTCTAGAGATTTCTCAACAAAAAGCTAAAGACGAGGAGAAAGCCAATAAAATCCTTTACGATATCATTGAGCGATACGCAGATGAGATTGCAGGAAATTTCAACACTAGTCACTATCGTTTTGCCAGAGGAATTGCCACATTTGGATTTAATAGGCTTTTAAACGCTGCAAGAGTAAAAAAACTAGGTGGTTTTTGGAGCAATGAGCTTACCATGAACGATAAAATCCAGATTAATGGTGAAGCTGAAAAGTTACGCACACTGGCTAAAAAAGGAACTGTTGTAATTGTTCCTACACATTCCAGTAATCTTGACTCCATTTTGATCGGCTGGGTGATCTACACTTTAGGATTACCACCAGTAATTTACGGAGCTGGACTTAATTTATTTAACATCAGCATTATTTCATATTTCATGAACAGCTTGGGTGCCTACAAAGTAGACAGGCGAAAAAGAAATTTGATCTATCTTGAAACACTAAAATCCTATTCAGCATTAGCCCTTAAGAAAGGTTGCCAGAGCTTGTTCTTTCCTGGTGGAACGCGCTCAAGAGATGGCAGAGTAGAAAAAGAACTGAAGCTCGGTCTCCTAGGAACTGCAATAGAAGCTCAAAGATCAAATTACGAAGAATTTGGAGAGAATGCTGAAAAGATATTTATTGTACCAGCAAGTTTGAACTATCACTTTGTGTTGGAAGCACCCAGTTTGATTCGTCAATATCTGGAAAAGCAGGGTCAAGAACGTTACTATGTAGAAAATGACGAGTTTTCCTCTTCCTATAAAATCATCACATTCCTTTTCAAATTCTTTACAAAAGGATCTGACATTAGTGTTTCCATCGGAGAACCTATGGATATTTTGGGAAATAAAGTAGATGATGATGGAAGAAGTTTTGATACAACTGGCAGGGAAATCCATCCTAAAGATTACTTCACTTTCCAAGATAAAATAACAGTAAATAAGCAAAGAGAAGCAGAATACACTAGAATGCTTTCAAAAAAAATAGTTGAGCAGTACAGTAAAATTGCACGTGTTTTTTCAAGTCACTTGATTGCCTTTACTGCTTTTGAAATGATTAGAAAAAGAAATAAAAAACTAGACCTTTTTGCTTTGCTAAGACTTCCTGAAGAAGATTTGGTGATTACTTTTAGTGAATTTAGGACCGTTTGTCAGAGAATTAAAAATAAAATTGAGGAAAGAATTAGTGAGGGTAGAATGTCGCAAGCGGAGCATATGAATGATAAAATCGACAATATCATTGAACACGGCTTGTTGAATTTGGGTATGTATCATTCAAAGCGACCTTTAATTAAAACCAAAGAAGGTGACATTACAACTATGGATATGAATCTTCTATACTTTTACAGAAACAGATTAGATGGATATGGCCTCGAAAAACACATTTGA